One genomic region from Phycisphaerae bacterium encodes:
- the acpS gene encoding holo-ACP synthase encodes MSILGHGIDLVECARIETIWRRHGQRFLERVLTEAERRRVTELANPVPYLAGRWAAKEAILKMIGTGWRGKISWTDMEILPDALGQPVVTLSGETAAIAAARGITRVLLTITHTKSNAAASAIGVGE; translated from the coding sequence ATGTCCATCCTCGGCCACGGCATCGACCTCGTGGAATGCGCCCGCATCGAGACCATCTGGCGGCGCCACGGCCAGCGCTTCCTGGAGCGCGTCCTCACCGAAGCCGAGCGCCGCCGCGTCACCGAGCTCGCCAATCCCGTTCCCTACCTCGCCGGTCGCTGGGCCGCCAAGGAGGCCATCCTGAAAATGATCGGCACCGGCTGGCGGGGGAAGATCTCCTGGACCGACATGGAGATTCTTCCCGACGCCCTCGGCCAGCCCGTCGTCACCCTCTCCGGCGAGACGGCCGCCATCGCCGCCGCCAGGGGCATCACCCGCGTCCTCCTCACCATCACCCACACCAAATCCAACGCCGCGGCTTCGGCGATCGGCGTGGGGGAGTAG